From Zea mays cultivar B73 chromosome 3, Zm-B73-REFERENCE-NAM-5.0, whole genome shotgun sequence:
ttatGCATGTCGCAGTGATCTTTCATTTGACGACTATGTTTTCAAGTACGTTCACGCATGCTCCAAGTAGGCAAGTACTTCTCCTCAGAACATTATTAGAGTATGATTTGTTGTACAAACAATTCAgctaagactggagaactgaagaaTGATGCTAATTGCGAAGCCGCAAAACAACCACTTCGGACGTGAAGGACAAGCATTATTTGACCGCCACCACTCCATGCGCCATCCATATGCAATTGTGGCACCATCATTGACAAACTATTCAAGCTAGCTAGCTAACCCTTTGAATTAATTTTTTTAGCAGCACGCTTGCCTGACGGTTAGGTAAAAAATCATTAGGCTCTACGAGTATTTTATTGATCACCCGGGAAACCTGTGCATGCATTCCTACTTTATCTTTGCTTACATCCCAGCCCTAGGACGCTCTCATTAGTCTCGAGCTTAAGGTCTGTGAACACGGTATTTAATTTCTTaactaggtaggtgcccgtgcgatgccacggaacataaattgcgaacctccaatggacttcatttgagacaagtgatgcccaaaaaatgggggtaaactgacacagctatcacttgcattacttgccctatgcgcGGAAGAATCTGACATAGCTATCACCCATGAAGATTTCCGATTAACTTGTGGAAGCGAACTTCATTTGAGACAAGACAACAATACCAGTGTTGAGCTTGCCACTCGGCAATGGCACACACGAGAACACGGGATGATCAAGTAAGAACTGAACATAATGCACTAATACAAAAGACTGGCTTGCGTTCGGTTCCTTGCTTCACAGGAAGCATAGCTGATATACAAATCGAGATTtatgttccgtggcatcgcacgggccCCTACCTAGTGATTATCTATGCTCCAACAGCTCCCTCATTTTGTCCCCAAAAAATCCGCGTCCCTCATCAGTATCTGCATGCTTCTCTATTGCATTTTACTGCACATGATGGATTTGTTTGATGTGTAGGAATTTTAAGGTATGTAAAATATCTTAACTTTTAAAATATGTTAATAAGAACATAAAATAGTAATTAGTATTTTGAATTTTAATGTATCTTATCGTAACATGTTcgctccgtagcaacgcacgggcattcacctaGTATACAATGAAGTGTCATACCTTGGCCATCCTTGTCCGTCTGAAATGTTTTCTGCAGAATTTTCGTGTGCGCACAATGCTGTCGATTCTGAATGTTCATGTTCAGAGAATATAAGCTCTAAACTGAACAGACATATCATTCTCATTTCACCAGAACCCTAGTGAGAACAGCCCACGATAAATACACAGGAAGAAGGATCAAaggatctatatatatatatcgtcACGTATGATCTACTTGTACCATTCATCAATATCTAACTCTATTCGAAGAGCCACTGCTGGACACAAAGGAAAAAATGTGGGTTGAAACTTGTACCATGGCGCCCTCCCATTCTCCGACTGCCCCTGTGCATTTGGAAGATGCTATTCAGGCGCTACAGTAGAATCTGATTGTACACAtttgtttctttttttttcttccttaCCTGGTTCCCGAGAGAAGGAATCACTTGGTGTACAATCCATTGGGAATCAACGACACCGATTTTCTCGTGAGCAGGCTGCAAAGAGTTTCAAACGCTTTAATTGAAGGCATATACAAGGTGTCCAAAAGCTACTCTGCTGAAAAAAGGTTTTCTTGTAGCAAATaactgggggggggggggaaactgTCATCAAGGGCCAGCAGAAATAGTCACAGTTCTCTTCAATGCTGACTGGTCAGGTTGGAGGTTGTTCCTTGCACGTACAGCGAACAGCCAGTCTGCCGATCGCTACGAGCATGGCAACCACCCACCCTGGGCAGGCGCTGTTTATACGTATTATTATATTAAAATTATTGATCCTTTGTAAAACATAACAGAACATGAGGTGTATTGGTTAGCAGGCGAAGTCTTTGTACCCTTCTTGAGAGACCAGGGTTCGAATCTTTCATCCCGCATCTTTTTTGCACAAGCTTTAAAGGTGTAGTGATAATATCTACCTTTTAATTATAATATCTATCCTTCTGTAACACAAAGGAACATTATATGCAGTGGTTAAGGGGCGTGGCTTTGGTCCTTGCAGTCCAGGTTTGAATCCTGGAGCCATCTTCCTTTTCTCCTTTTTTGATTAATTCAGCTAGGCAGGCGGGAGGAGCGGAGACGCGTGGCGACGCACGAAGAGAGATTATTCCCAtttaaatatagtagagattATGTGAATCTAACTTATCATCTAAGATTATTACTCCAATGGTGCTGGGGTGTGGTTCTACAGTACCAGGCCCAACAGTTGCAGCTTGTGCCCTCCAAATAGATCCAAACCTTGATTGAGTTGTGAAATGGTACTAAACTATAACTTTATAAGTCATCGCATACAAATAACACAATATAATATCAGCTAATCACAGCCCACAACAGGATGTAGTTTCAAATTCTAGAAACAAGCAGAGCAGTTTGGAAGGCTTTTCAAAGAAAACTCACCGCGTCCGAAGGATCAGAAAGTGCATTTAGGAGTGGATCAAAAATATCGTTCAGGTAAGCCAAGAACTGTTCCAGAAAATATGTAAATAAACCATAGGTCCAAATAGACTTGTGTTAATCTAAATGAATTGCAACTCTCATATGTCCAACTCTAAGTTGACAAAATAAAATCACAGCAATGTAAAAGCTTAAAAACATTTAGATACATGTTGAAATTTATCAAAATGCAGCCCAAAAACCATCGCTCTTTTAGTACCTCAGCACAATATCGATCCAGCAAAGTGAAGAACCAATGCAATGCTTCGATTCGAGTGGCCTCATGTTCACTGTTCAATTCTCTGGAAATGAAGGACAAAAGGTCAATGCCTTGTCACAAATTTCATGTTGATATAATTATCAAATACCAGCATAGGCAGAGCATACAGATAGATGCCTAACAGTTCTACGTAGTTTCATTTCCAAGGGACTTTATAGAGAACCTTTTTGCGATTGAAAGAATTGCTCCGATATCAAATCCCTCAGCTGGATCAGCTTTTATAGCACGGAGTTCCTCATTTGTTTCGCGTGCAACCTTGCAAACAAATCAGTAACTAAAGTAAATGCTATTCCTGAACATGCACACACCACACAGTTCACATTGCAGTAAGTGTATGAATCATGATGGGAAAGTACCACTCGGATTTTCTCCTCCTCGTCAGATATGCATGGTAAGACAGCGCCCAATATATCTGCATAGTAGGGAACAAGTTGTTCCCCACCAAGCTTCACAAACTCGTTGATCTGCACTTCAAAGGATAAGTCATAAGTCAAGCATTCTTACAAATACTAAACCAGCTTCTGCAGTCTAGATTCTAGGTTTTAAGATCACAGGAAAACATGAAAGACAAATTACCCATGTGATAGATGTCAACCGAGTGAATTCATCAGTAGAGCCTGCCCTCCGAACGAGTATTTCAGCCATACGACCATAATCTACATTCTTTTCATTTTAGGTATGATAATCAGCATTGAAAACAAAAAATGAAGAAACCCTTTAAGAGTATAGCGAAAGGGCTGACTTGGTTTTGGTTGTGgtatgagtagcactcctcagtgTCCTGAGTTCGACTGCCCATGGGAGCGAATTTTAGACTAAGGTTAAAAAATCCCAGCGTGGgtatgagtagcactcctcagtgAAACACATAAATACCTACTTGTGCTTGCAGCCCTTGTGGGGCCAGAGATGTCCTGGTAACATTTCCAGGACCACTTGCTTTCTCCCAAGGATTCTTACACGAATCATCAGAGACTGGTCTACCCCTTGATGACGCAGCAAGAGGTTGTTCTTTGAAAAACAGCAGAGCAGTGTGACTGGCCTGAGCGACACATCTGGCGGTGTCACATCTCCAGGTATCGGCAGTCAACACCTAATTTTGCTATACAATTAAACCAAACAAGCATCAAGCAACCAGGACCACACTGATCTTGTTACAATAGAACCGGGTTGTCATCGATGCACCTTTCCTGTTACACAAAGTAAACTGCAGTGAGCTTGAATTCTTTATAGAAACAATGAGCTTCCAGAATTGCACCCTGATAAAAAACTGGTAAAAGGGCACTTTTGTTCATGTGCTACTCACCGCGCTGAGTTGAGCGAGGCCTTGGCGATGCAGATGCCATGTCGTGTAGATCTTGTAATGGTGTGAGTTGCTTGACAAGGGGGGGTGCTCCCTAATCATATCAATGTTGAATAATCTAAGACCCTGCCAATCAGGTGAAAGGAAAAAGCAAAATGATACTAATTCACTCTAAAGTCTAAACAGGGGAAAAACGAAGGCGCAAGAATCACATTACCAGTCATCGTCGTCGTAGTTCTCGTGCCAAGatctcaagaaatggtctcgGAGGAAGTTCTGATAGGGACATGTTAGAAAATCAGTTGCCTACAATGTTTTCTAATGCAACGTAAAAACCTACAAGGACAAAAAATTGGACAAAAAAATTTCACGAAAGGACCAAACTATGATATTTCCTTTTACTTCAATTGAATTCAAAAACTGCAGATACATCATAATGAGGGCTAAGTTTGTTATAATGATTCAACTCAAAGAAAACAACCAATTGGAATTTCCTTCTGCCTGGCCCATTGAGTCAGTAAAGTCAAGTACTGGTGGGCATACTGTACTATTTCATATTAGCAAATTTCAGACACAGATTTTCTTCTGGGAGAAATCTGCCATTGACAAGAAATGCGAAGGGACCGAAACAAAGTAATGCATGCCAAGTTTTTCTGATCACTGCTGATAGAAAACAACAGACGATCTGTACTTCTACTGAAGTGAAATAGATTCTACTTACCAGACGATATGAACTAATAGCAGGTATAACTCAGGGTTCCAAGAGCTCTAGCCATCTTTAATTTTTAACTGGAAATGTAAGATCTTTTATAATTTTTAGATAAGCTGGAAATACTTACTACCACATGAGCAGGGGACAATGGCAAGTCAGGCCCATTGCCATCAGCAAACGCAGAGCCTCTGCACACCACGCCTTGAGCACCCCGTCAGTATTCAAGCTAAGCCCCAATCCTGTCTCTGGCAGTGACAAAGCTCCATCGTCGTCGCCATTGGCAGGCTCAGGATTCTTTAAGACGGCAAACCAAAACCATCACCAACCAATGCTGAGCTTAGCAACGTATTCGAAAACACGAAGCATGCAGAAGCCAACACACCATCCGCTCGAACTGCTTGAAGACAGTGAGGTCCACGCCACCGTTAGCGCGGGCAGTGGCTGGGGGCTGTCGATGCCATCGCCAATCGAGGTGGTAAGGGACGTCGACGATGTCTTCGGAAGCTGCTGTGGCACCTCTTCCTCCTCTGCCGTGAAGACCATCTAGATCCACGCCATGGGGAGGAAGCAATCCCTGGAGGTTGTATGGGCGTCGGGTCCGCCATGCGACGCCGCCAGCCACCCGCCCGCCGCAGCTAGCGGCACAACGGCCAGGCGTACGACCACGCACGCAGGTCACAGCACCGGCAGCCCGCTGGGACCAGCCTTGCTCTGCTACTCTGGACTCGATTTCGCCATCGCACGACCTAGCCACCAACCCTGTCGCACTCAACCACTGGAGAAAGGTCGACGGCGAAACGAGCGGGAGGACGACATCGATCGTGTGGATTCGCGGTGGACTCGCGCCGGTTTCTGGACCCTTCTCCAGACCTGTGTCGTCCCGTCTAGAGGGTGACAGGGGGCAGGTTGTGTGAGGGTGGCGTCGGGAAGCGGGCTCGGGGGCGCGTCGGTGCATCGGTGAGGACGTTCCGCGGCTTTGTGGCGCGGTCTCGGGAGCGGCACGGCGTCGGGCCACGATCTCGGGAGTGGAGGGAGCGGTTGCTACGCGAGAGGAGCGAAGCAGGAAGAGGCGGCTACGGAGGGAGCGAGCTAGGGTTAAGCTGGGTTGCCGGGGCAGGGGACGAACGCGGGCCATTGGATGGTACGGAGGGAGCGAGCGCTGCCGTCGTTGCTGGCGATGAAGACGCTGACCTTGGTGGGCCCCCGCAGCTGGATCACGGACGGCTTCACGACGCTGAACACGAGGTCCCACCGGCGGGAGCTGTCGCCCTGGAGCCgggtttgccgaggcgaggcggcggcggcagcgctcGCTGTCGGAGATCCATGGGCGGGCGCGAAGGGAGCACGAGAGGGAGCGACAGCGGCGCGGCTGCGGGATCCGTGGGGGATGCGGGATCTGGGGGCGGGGCGATGCGTGGGGGTGAGAGCGTGCGCATCGGACGGCTGCGCATCGGACGGCTGAGAGACTCTAAAGTGTATTGGACGGTTGAGATCGTCGGAAGGCAGAACCAAAcagaggcagcctaccccttagagcCTTAATAGGTAGTAATTTCAGTTCAACAACAATGCACACTCTTTTTATCATCCATCCATTCTATGTAATTGTAAGGTTCAATTACcaataaaaggaaaaggaagaAAATTATGTATTGTAGAAGCCTGATTATCAAAATCATCTGGGTTTCTATCAACATACAACGTGCGAAGAAGCCTTGCTTTAGAGAGGATAAGCTTCATAAATGACAATTCATTTGGAAGCCAAGCAATACCAATCGTCTGCACAATTTGAAGATTCGCACACATGCCATCAGTCCATTGAGCATTTAAGAACCCCCAATCTACCTCAAATGTCTCATCAACATCACTCCAACTTCACAAATTAAAAAGGTTGTAAACAACAATATGACCTTTAAACAGTTTAAATAGAAATATCCCAAAGGCAACATCCATTACCTTTACTTTTAGGTTTTCAAGGTTGTGACAACTCCTTAGCAAGGTAAACATGAACAAAATGGGCCCACTCTCGACAACGCTTGAGCATAATCTATGTCACTATAGTGAAATATATTTTTCTTGTATTGTTTATTAACAAAATAATGAGTGTGATTGGTGCTTTTCTCTATAGGGAAAGCTAACTGAACGTATTTATAAACAAACTTATCAATCAAATTAAATGTACACGTACCTATTTTAGAGATATTCAACTCGTATATCATGCAAAATGCCCACCAGATCGACACCGGAACCTAGCTGCTTATCATGCAAAATGTTAGAGCAATAATCAGAATTAACAAAACCTGAGGATACTCCTCAATTGCAAACAAAAAAAGTAAGCACAACCACCTAACTATTTTTGCAAAGAAAATATGTAGGTAATTTTGCACATAaacaaagtgtcttcctcaagtaACTGGCAAGAGATATCATGCAGTCTATACTGCTACAAAATATGAAAGGAATAAGAAATGGAcgatgatgaatctagacacatatataaaacaaatACATTAATTGTGTTTACAACCTTTTTAATTTGTGAAAGGAATGAGAAATGGACGATGATGAATCAATATTTTTGTGGTTCTTGAATTTGCAAGCATGGTGGATCAGCCAAGAAAGCCATGTGAACAAAATGAAGCTTAGAGAAAATTGAAGACGGGTGGTGGACCAGAAGAATGGATCAGACGTAAATAATACGATTATTCGCAACAAAGAACAAATGACTATCTCGATCAATCCGTTTCAGTAAGCAAGTTCATAATGAATTTAGTGGAACACCATGGCTTGGTAGGGGAGTAAGTAGAGCATAGCAGGTACCTGTACCTCATGTCCCATGGCCACTGATGTCGATGAGTTGTTGCTGCCGGTGGCCATCTCTTCTCGAAAGGGAGTTGATAAACAGAGCTGAACCACAATCGTTGGGCCTGGAAGATAAAACAATAGATAAGTTAATAAATATCTCCAGCACAAATCATATTTCAAATATACTTACAGCATAAACATAAACAAAGGAATAAAAGGGTACTTAGCTCCTCAAAGGAATAAAAAGGAACAACTGTTCAAAAGAGATACATTGCAAGATGTTCAAAGGAGCTCAGAGGAATAAAACCAATTGTTCGGTTTCCCCAAAAAAGTTTGCATCTAGTTGAGATGTCTGAATTAGGATGGATCTTTGTCAGGATCATTCGTTGTGGGATAATAATATACCTATAGTGCCTATATTTAGCGGCATAACCATCATTAATCACATGATTTTTATTATGTATTAGGTGTCTAACCAAGAGGAAAAGATAGAAAAGGTAGAAGATAGGATTATCCTGAGCTTCTACGGGTAACAGTCGAAACCTTTTGTTTCGGGAAGGAGTATATTTTCAGAATGGGTCAGCCATGCTCTGCTGCGTACTCTTGGCTTTTGGTACATTGCATCTCACTGAAATATTTAAAATAGCAGTAGTTAGTATCTAGCCAGATAAAAGGACAGGCGAAGCATGACAACTCTCACTATTAATTGCAGTATGTTGTTGTCCATAATTTAGAAGGGGTCCTTTGGGTTATTCGATTTTAGAGGGGATCCTTTGGGTTCTTCAGTTCAGAAAGCCCACTTCGGATTATTGCTTCATCGATCTCCCACTTCCTCTCTACCTGAATGAACTCAATAATGTGAGAAGCTAAAATTAAGTTAGACTTCTTTGATCTGAAAACTAAGTTAGCTATATACCTAGAGTTGTACCTAAGAATTAGCTCAATAATGAACTCAAGACTTTGGGTGTGTTTCCTGTTGCTACAGGTCTGGTATAGACTTTGCGCTTTCCTTCTCCTTCAGCTCAACGCTTGCTTCTGAAAATGGGTAACTTCATCAGCCCATTTTGCTTAAAACCATGCCATAAAGAAAAGATAAATACTGGAATCGATTGAGCTTTTGTTTGGGATGATACAAGTTTGAGTAGTTAGCTGAACCCGTCTTGCCTGTGATCAGGATTAACTCAGTCGAGGATTGCCCATCAACCGCCACTCCACCCACCGCAATCGCAGCAACCTGAAAACACAATTTTCTTGGTTTCCGTCAGCATCGGCATCAAACTGTAGCACAATCTCACAAGACAGAGGGAAAAAGGAGTGAAAAGAAACACCATGAATTACGCCTTTTGTAGTTAACAAGCCCAACTCTAGAATAGACTAAAATGTGAAAATTGACGATCATAGTTTTGAGTGTTATTTCAAGAAAAGTACCTTCGAGAACATGACAGCAGAATCCTAAATTTGCTCTTCTTCATAAAGATGGTATGGATATCAGCTCCACCCTCATGGTGATGCCTGTAAGTGTACAAGCCATCAGACACCCCATGTTCTTGCTGTCCCATGTATGAGCACATCAGGAGACAAATTTAGGATTCTGTGAATTTGTGAATACATAAAAAAGTAGGTCAGTATTAGAACACACATACTACGATGAAAAAAGGGCAAGGAAAACATATACTTACAAGTGAATGTTACATCATCATACTTCTGTATGACATTTTTACAACAGATTTTCAGTCCATTATTAATCAAAATAATAATGTTTTTAGAGCACAAAAGTGGGTGCCGCAAACAGAAATCATTGAATCACTAACAGGAAAAGATGCATGTGAAAGATGTGCTCTAACTGTAGCCGGAAGCTCAGAAATATGTTGATGGCATTAGTCGTAGTAGAAGATAGATTTCTTGTTTAGCATATTGCAAAGACTTACCTGGAAGCAAACCGTAGGGCGGGTGTCGAGCGAGCAGCCAGGCTAGAATCGATGGTTAGGGGTAGACCCACAAGCTTTGCAGCATAAATTATCGAAATTGGTGGGGTGTCCTAGGAGGAATAAATAACATTCTCTTCACCTATGATTATAAAAACAATGTACTTTAAAAAAATTTGTAAACAAGTTTATGCAAATTAGATCATAAATAATAACAAAATTATTCTCTTCGCACCAATAATTTATTTCCCTACCTTCCTAAAATTTTCAGAGCATCACATGTGATTCTTAAAATCATATATAGATATATTCACAAACTGTCCACTTTTTAGCTTTCCCATGCACTCAACAAGTTGATTTGTATCAAATGCATCTGCAAGGCAAAGAATGAAACCTACTTTCAGCTAAGATAAACTAAATCCCAGAAACTAAAAgaagagcatattttcacatgatTGCATATCAAGTTACAACCCAAAGTGAGTTGCACACGATTTCAAAAAAAAACAAGAGCAATCAATGAGAATTATGCCTAAAGTTTGGAATGCGGTATCCTCTAATCAATGAATAGGCATTTGTGGCCAGCTCACATATTACGGGTGCAATCAGAGTGAGCACAATAAACGTGATTGCCAAGATGTGAAAACTAAGAGCATGATATTTTTAACTCCCATTCGTATGTGATAACAAGCCTATTTATTGGCGGTCTTGAGCAAAATCATAATAGAGTACTTCAACATCTAACATTTGATGCTTCTGATGGATGCCTCTCAAGTATCAATGTAGCATCTCATATTATCATCCCATATTA
This genomic window contains:
- the LOC103649855 gene encoding protein VAC14 homolog, which encodes MAEILVRRAGSTDEFTRLTSITWINEFVKLGGEQLVPYYADILGAVLPCISDEEEKIRVVARETNEELRAIKADPAEGFDIGAILSIAKRELNSEHEATRIEALHWFFTLLDRYCAEFLAYLNDIFDPLLNALSDPSDAVSFL